The Nitrospirota bacterium genome segment TGGCGATCATCCTTTTCCGATCCGCGCGCCGCTCACGACTCCGCCCTGGTGCGGAGAGGCTTCTGGTAAACCATGTCGTTTTTCAGTGTGCGAAGCACGAACGCGTTCGAGATGTTTATCAACGATTCAGAGTGCCCGAGGAGCAGGTAGCCGCCTTCGCGGAGCTTGCTCGCGAAGCTCTCGATCACCTTTTTCTTGGCTTCTTTGTCAAAATAAATGATGACGTTCCGGCAAAAGATGATGTCCATGTTGTTGATCAGGGTACTCTTGAGCGGATCGAGCAGGTTCACGGAGCTGAACGAAACAAGCTCTTTGACCTTGTCGACGATCCGGTAATCGCCCTTTTCCTCTTCGATGAAATACTTCGCCAGCATTTCGGGGCTCGTCACGCGGTGGGCGCCCTTCTTGTACACTCCCTTGCGCGCCGTGTGCAGGACCCGCTGGTTGATGTCGCTGCCGAGGATCTCCACCTGCCAGGTGCGCCACCAGTCACCGGATTCGAACAGCAGCATGGCAATGGTATAGGGTTCCTCTCCCGTGGAACAGCCGGCGCTCCAGATCCGCAGGGCCTTCCGGTCGGCAAGACGTTCACGCAGTTCGGGGAGGATCTCCTCGGAAAAAGCGCGCAGTTGCGGACTTTCCCTGAAGAAATAGGTCTCGTTCGTGGTCAGGTTGTCGATGAGAATGGTGAGCTCTTCCTCCCGCTTCCGGTCATAGCGGAGAAAGTGGTAGTACTCCTCGAAGCTCTTGAGCCGATGCTGCTCAAGCCTGCGAGAAAGCCGGCGTTCAAGAAGGTACTTGGACGCATCGTCAAAAAATATCCCGCAGTAGGCGTGGATAAAATCACGCAGGAGCCTGAACACATCGTCCGGCAGCGGAATGGTCTGCTCTTCAAACATTTATCTCCCCAACGCCTCGTTCGCCGCCTGGCGTACCGCCGGATCCGGATCTCCTTCGGCGATCTTCGCGAGAAGCGCCTCGACCGACGCGTCGCACCTGTGTTTAAGCGCCTCAACCGCGCCCTTCCGCACGCTCCAGTGCGGGTCCGACAATCGTGCAAGCACGGCCCACAGCACCTCGTCCCCTTCGTAACCGGCAAGTGCGGCGAGCACTGTTTTACGCACCTCCGGGTCCTGGTGATCCGCCAGTTTCAGGAGCGGATCGCATGCCGGCGCGTAGCGAAGGATGCCCAGCACCTCCACAAGAGCAAGAAGAAAAATATCGGACGCTGAACCAAGATACGACATAAGTACCTCGCCGGCCTTTGCGCCGCCGATCCTGCCCAGCCCCCGCGCGGCGGTTGCCTGGACCCAGAGGTCGGTGTCCGCAAGCAGGGTTATGAGGGCCTCTCGCGCCTCGGGCACGTCCATGGCGCCGAGCGCCTCCGCGGCTGGCATTCTGACCTCGGGGTCATCATCGGTGACCGCCAGCAGAAGAGGCCGGAGCGCCTTCGTGCCGGACGCGTTGGCGAGCGCGCTGACCACGGCCTTCCGCACGTCCGGTTCCTCGTCCTTCAGGGCGAAGGCAAGGGCGTCCACGGCCTTTTCCGTGGAAAATTTTCCGAGCAGCAGCACGATGTTCCTGCGCATAATAGCGTCGCGGGAAGAGAAGTCCTTCGTGAGCCCGTCGAGCACGGACTCATCGCCGATCGAGGCCAGGGCATGGATAGCCGCTTCCTGCACGTTCTCGTATTCGTCGCCCAGCAGGTCCAGGAGCGGTGTGACCGCGATCCGGCTCCGCAGGCGGCCGAGCGCGTTCGCGGCAGCGCTCCGCACGTGGCCGTTTTCATCCCGCAGGAGCGGGATCAGGCGTTCCTCGACCTCCGCACGGTCGACTTCCCCCAGCACCTCTGCTATGGTCCGCCGGACCAGCGCATTGTCGCTCGTGAGGTAAGGGAAAAGAAAACCTGCCTTGTCCTTGTCAATGTGCGCGAGTGAATCCGCAACGGAATCCCGGAGTTCTTCCTCGTTCAAAAGGGAGAGCAGCTTGCGGATGGAGCTTTCCCGGCCGATCCAGCCGAGCAGGGCGATGGCTGCTTTTTGAAGATCGCCGGTGCTCGAGACAAGGGTCTCTTCCAAAAGATCTACTGCCCGCTTGATCGTCCCTGCGCGCACCGACTCGATGATCATGTGCCGGTCCGTCGCACTGCTCTTGCGGTAGACCGCGTCTATGGCGACAATCGAAACTTCGCGAACGATCCTGAGCGCGTCAGCAAGGCTTGCGACGAGCGGATCGATGGTGTTCACATTGCCGATCTTGCCGAGCGCCTCGAGGATCGGTTCACGGAGATTGCTCCGGTCGAGCGCGGCAAGAAGCGTTCCGAGCGCCCGCTGTTCGCCGATCTCGCCGAGCGCTTCGGCCGCGGCGTAGTCAAGCCAGCCCTGATTGTGTCGGTTCAGGCAGGCCAGCAGGGCATCCACTGCCCGGGGATCACGGATCTTTCCCAGCGCCTCGGCGGCAGCCACGCGGATATTCTCGTCAACGTCCTCGACGAGCCTGTCGATCAGCGCGGGCACGGCGCGGGGATCCCTGGTGTCTCCGAGAATATCGACGATGAACTTCCGTACATCCGGATCCGGCGTCGCGAGAGCGGGAAGCAGGGCTTCCAGCGCGGGCCCTCCGATCTGAGCAAGGGCCTCAATGGCCGAGTTCCTGGCTCCGGCGTTATCCTCAGCTTTCAGCGCCTCGATCAGACCAATGATAACGCTCTCCCCTTCGATTGCCACCAGCGCCTCGACCGCTGTCTTCCGCACCCGCCAGTCCTTGTCCGCCATGGCGCGCAAGAGCAGGGGAACTGCCTGCTTGCCCGCACGGCCGAGATCAACCGCGGCCTCCCGCCGTTCTTCCGCGTCAATGCTCTGGAGCTTTTTGCCTAAGGCCTCAATATCCTGCATGACCCGCCTCCGCCAACGCTGAGCGCTCCTGCTGGTTCAGTATCTTCGTGATGTCGATGAGGATGATGAGCCGGTCGCCCACCTTGCCCATACCGGTGATAAACCCGGCATACTGACCCTTCGCGACCTCCGGCGCCGGTTCAATGTCATTCCCGGGAACATGGATCACTTCCTGCACGCCATCCACCACCAGCCCGAGCAATGCCTCCGGCGTTGCTCCCGATGCCCCGGGAATGGCGCCCTTGGTGATCAGCATGCGCATCTTCCTTGGATTATCGACGATCTGAGAAAGGGCAAAGCGCTTGCGCAGGTCCACGATCGGGATGATAACGCCGCGCAGATTGACCACGCCCTCTATGAACTCCGGCATTCGCGGAAGCGGAGTGATCTTGAGCGGACGGACCGCCTCGGTTATCAGACGGATGTCCACTCCGTACTCCTCGCCGCCGACCTTGAACGTCACGAGTTGGACCACGTCATCGACCACGGCATCCTTTTTCTCTTTTGATAGCATGCTTTTCAAACCCTTGCCCCCTGACCCTGATGATACGGGACCCCGGTGAGAGACAACGCTCACCGCCCTTTACGCACGCTCTGTCCTGAACTTCGATATTTCCTTGTTGAGCGATTCCGACTGTTTGACCATCACGTCCATGGCCACGTTCAGTCCCGCCGCCAGGTCGGCGTTCGATCGTGCGATTTCCTTAATGCGCTCGATCGACCTTACAATGAGGTCGCTTCCGGCCTGTACTTCACCGGCGGCCCTGTTCACCATGCCGATCTTTGCGCTCATGTTCTCGACCGCGGCGGAAATGTCCTTGCTCCCCCGTGCCTGTTCGTCCGTTGAGGACCTGATAAAGCGCGTGAGCTCGCGCATCTTTTCCGACGCCCTCGTGATCTGCTCGCTGCCCTGCCGCTGTTCATTCACGGCCTGACTTATCTGATGGGTCATCTCGTTGATCTTGTCAACGGCATCGCTCACCTGCCTGACGCCCCGCACCTGCTCGGTCGCGGCCTTGTTGATGCTCCTGCTCATGTCCCGCGAATGGTCCGCGCGTTCAACGATCTTCTCGAGAGCGCTGCTGGCATCACGGGCAAGACGCACCCCTTCCTCCACCAGGGAAACCTCTTCCCGCATGACCCCGACCGCCTCGCGCGACTCCTCCTGCACCGCGGTGATCAGTTTTCCGATCTCCTGCGTAGACAAGGCGGTACGGTTCGCGAGTTCGCGGATCTCGGCCGCAACCACCGCGAATCCCTTGCCATGCTCACCGGCCTGCGCCGCGAGGATGGCCGCGTTCAGTGC includes the following:
- a CDS encoding protein-glutamate O-methyltransferase CheR; amino-acid sequence: MFEEQTIPLPDDVFRLLRDFIHAYCGIFFDDASKYLLERRLSRRLEQHRLKSFEEYYHFLRYDRKREEELTILIDNLTTNETYFFRESPQLRAFSEEILPELRERLADRKALRIWSAGCSTGEEPYTIAMLLFESGDWWRTWQVEILGSDINQRVLHTARKGVYKKGAHRVTSPEMLAKYFIEEEKGDYRIVDKVKELVSFSSVNLLDPLKSTLINNMDIIFCRNVIIYFDKEAKKKVIESFASKLREGGYLLLGHSESLINISNAFVLRTLKNDMVYQKPLRTRAES
- a CDS encoding HEAT repeat domain-containing protein is translated as MQDIEALGKKLQSIDAEERREAAVDLGRAGKQAVPLLLRAMADKDWRVRKTAVEALVAIEGESVIIGLIEALKAEDNAGARNSAIEALAQIGGPALEALLPALATPDPDVRKFIVDILGDTRDPRAVPALIDRLVEDVDENIRVAAAEALGKIRDPRAVDALLACLNRHNQGWLDYAAAEALGEIGEQRALGTLLAALDRSNLREPILEALGKIGNVNTIDPLVASLADALRIVREVSIVAIDAVYRKSSATDRHMIIESVRAGTIKRAVDLLEETLVSSTGDLQKAAIALLGWIGRESSIRKLLSLLNEEELRDSVADSLAHIDKDKAGFLFPYLTSDNALVRRTIAEVLGEVDRAEVEERLIPLLRDENGHVRSAAANALGRLRSRIAVTPLLDLLGDEYENVQEAAIHALASIGDESVLDGLTKDFSSRDAIMRRNIVLLLGKFSTEKAVDALAFALKDEEPDVRKAVVSALANASGTKALRPLLLAVTDDDPEVRMPAAEALGAMDVPEAREALITLLADTDLWVQATAARGLGRIGGAKAGEVLMSYLGSASDIFLLALVEVLGILRYAPACDPLLKLADHQDPEVRKTVLAALAGYEGDEVLWAVLARLSDPHWSVRKGAVEALKHRCDASVEALLAKIAEGDPDPAVRQAANEALGR
- a CDS encoding chemotaxis protein CheW; this encodes MLSKEKKDAVVDDVVQLVTFKVGGEEYGVDIRLITEAVRPLKITPLPRMPEFIEGVVNLRGVIIPIVDLRKRFALSQIVDNPRKMRMLITKGAIPGASGATPEALLGLVVDGVQEVIHVPGNDIEPAPEVAKGQYAGFITGMGKVGDRLIILIDITKILNQQERSALAEAGHAGY